AGATAGTTCTTATTTTATTCTTTTCTTTGCTAACGGCTATTTCTTCCAAAATTAAAATTGAAATTGGTGTTGTGCCGATAACTTTTCAGACCTTTGCTGTTTTTCTTTCCGGTATTATTTTAGGTGGTAAAAGAGGTGCCTTATCCCAATTAACTTATTTAATTTTAGGTCTTTTGGGATTACCTCTTTTTTCTCGCGGTGGCGGAATATATTATATTTTCTCACCAACCTTTGGCTACATTATCGGTTTTATCTTTGCTTCTTACATTAGTGGATTTATAAAAGAATATAAATTGAACCTTTTACTCTCTTTATTAGTTTTAATTTTTGCTAATATTACAATTTATATCTTTGGACTTTTATATCTTATAAACTTTATTCCTAAAGAGAAATTATTAATGATAGGTCTATATCCCTTTATTATTGGTGACCTATATAAAATTTTCTTACTTCTTTTATTAAAAACCACCCTTCCGCAAGTCCATCTTGAGTAATTATTTATACTTTTTTTGTGCCAAAATATAAAGTAATAAATTTTTGTTTTTTATGAACTTACAATTAAGAGATTATTAAGAAAAGATAAAGGGATTGCGACAAAAATCATTACTGATTTTTAAATCTAAAAAGTTCAAAAATTTATGAAAATGCGACAGATTTATTGAATTCATCTTATTTTTTATTATTCTTTATTTTTAAAAGGAGGAATTATGAGGATCTTGGTGCTTTCTTTCTTTTTGATTAATATTATTTTAGCCTTTAGTTTCCAACAGGAGGAATATAAATTATCTTTAAATTCTTTGCTTATTTTTAATTACGATTATGCCCAAAGAAAAATGGATAGTAAAATTATAAGCTCAAACTCTTTTTATTTTTCAAAAGTATACTTAGATATTATAAATGAATATCAAAAATTCTTCCTTTTAAAATTTTCCTTAGATGTGAGTGATTTAGCAGGTAAACCTTCCTATGAGTTATCTATTGAAATAAAACCCAAAAAAGAAATGAAAGTGATTTTAGGAAAATTTAAGCAACCTTTAGGTTACGAAATTTCTCTTTTGCCAAAAGAAAACTACCTTTTTGAACCATCTTTCATTTATTATTGGAAAGAGCCCTTTATTTATGATTTAGGGATTGGCTTTTTTTACATTTTTAATAATTTAGAAACAAATATTAATTTAGTAAACGGAAGCGGCAGACTATTCTATTGGGATAATAACGAATGGAAAAATGTTTCCGGAAGG
The candidate division WOR-3 bacterium DNA segment above includes these coding regions:
- a CDS encoding biotin transporter BioY, with protein sequence MLTKSLTFVKEEIKEIVLILFFSLLTAISSKIKIEIGVVPITFQTFAVFLSGIILGGKRGALSQLTYLILGLLGLPLFSRGGGIYYIFSPTFGYIIGFIFASYISGFIKEYKLNLLLSLLVLIFANITIYIFGLLYLINFIPKEKLLMIGLYPFIIGDLYKIFLLLLLKTTLPQVHLE
- a CDS encoding outer membrane beta-barrel protein gives rise to the protein MRILVLSFFLINIILAFSFQQEEYKLSLNSLLIFNYDYAQRKMDSKIISSNSFYFSKVYLDIINEYQKFFLLKFSLDVSDLAGKPSYELSIEIKPKKEMKVILGKFKQPLGYEISLLPKENYLFEPSFIYYWKEPFIYDLGIGFFYIFNNLETNINLVNGSGRLFYWDNNEWKNVSGRICYTPIKDLSLGVNFYYGKTGWGKIKDLLPFFWLGGELVYLKFPNIFIFEYLFGQDKDKEYKKYQRQGFYFLFGRQIDRLLPVIRVDFKREKKEVRELLKDIGFTFGLNYFLKDENLKIAPNFCFHSYSRTDYLIKFVLQFQGYI